A segment of the Chloroflexota bacterium genome:
ATCGCGCCGCCGACGGCAATCATGATCAAGGCCAGGATCAGCATCATCCAACCACAAGGGATAGGCGTGTTATTTTGCTTGCTAAAGAACTCGTTGATGTAAGGGCGGTTGACAAACCACAGCAGGAGCATCAGAGCAAACGGCATGCCGGTGATGGCATAACCGGTTGCCATGCCCTGGGAGGTCAACGTGGCGATCTCACCCTTGATACGAATGCGTTCGCGAATAGTGAAGGAGATAACGTCCAGAATTTCGGCCAGGTTGCCGCCGACTTCGCGTTGGATGTTGATCGCCGTCACAACCAGGTCCAGGTCTTCACTGCTGATGCGGGCCAATAAGTGCTCGAGGGCTGTTTCCATGGGCAGGCCAAGTTGAATTTCCTGCACCACCCGTTTGAATTCGACCGAGATCGGCGGCGGCAATTCCTTGCCTACAGCTTCCATGGCTTGCAGAATGCTGTAGCCTGACCGCAGGGCGTTGACCAGCAGGTTCAGTGTGTCGCCAAGCTGGCCGTCAAATGCCTTGAGGCGTGAGCCTTTCTTGAAGCCTACGTAGAAATTGGGAACAAACGCCCCCGCGCCGCCGCCAACGATGGCCAACACCAGCGCGTCAACATAGCTGCGGGTTAGAAGGCACTGAAGAAAACCCAACTGGCTCCCCGAACAATCGGGGAACACTGTGACGATCACGCCCAACAACACGCCGGCGATGGTCGTGATCGCGGCAAAGGCAAAAAACTCGCCGACATTCAACTTGAGGTCAGCGGCGTTTAAGTTGTCCTGCACTTTGCTAAAGAAACTGAGGTTGCGTAAAGCCTCGTTCAGCCGTTCGCCCAGCGGGCTTTGGCGGGGTTTGGGGGTGGGCGAAGCTTGAGTCGCAACAGCTTGAATGTTGGTCTCGGCATAGCGGCCCAAACGCTCCTGAACTACTGACGATGAACCGCGCGAAGAGATAATGCCGTACGTCAGCATTCCGATAGACAACAAACCGCCAAAGGCGACGATAGTCAACAATAACGGATTCATAACCAACCTCCTTAGGCCGCAAGAAACTCAATGGCCCAATTGCTTTAATAGCGGTGCCGATCGCCGATGCCGAAGATGGACGGCGGCAGTTGCAGGCCGGCGGCCTCGATGCGATCCATAAACTTGGGGCGAAGGCCAGTCGGTCGTAACCGCCCTACCACCCGGCCATTTTCAATGCCGGTTTGTTCAAAGATGAAGATGTCAGTGGTGGTGATGATGTCGCCTTCCATGCCCTGGACTTCGGCAATGGCCGTCACCTTTCGCGAGCCGTCGCGCAACCGCTCCAGGTGGCAGATCACATTGACCGCCGACGAGATTTGCTCGCGAATGGCGCGAATGGGCAAGTCCATGCCAGCCATCAGGGTCATGGTTTCAAGGCGGG
Coding sequences within it:
- a CDS encoding type II secretion system F family protein, with amino-acid sequence MNPLLLTIVAFGGLLSIGMLTYGIISSRGSSSVVQERLGRYAETNIQAVATQASPTPKPRQSPLGERLNEALRNLSFFSKVQDNLNAADLKLNVGEFFAFAAITTIAGVLLGVIVTVFPDCSGSQLGFLQCLLTRSYVDALVLAIVGGGAGAFVPNFYVGFKKGSRLKAFDGQLGDTLNLLVNALRSGYSILQAMEAVGKELPPPISVEFKRVVQEIQLGLPMETALEHLLARISSEDLDLVVTAINIQREVGGNLAEILDVISFTIRERIRIKGEIATLTSQGMATGYAITGMPFALMLLLWFVNRPYINEFFSKQNNTPIPCGWMMLILALIMIAVGGA